The Delphinus delphis chromosome 17, mDelDel1.2, whole genome shotgun sequence genome includes the window TGGCCTTGGAGTCTTAACTTTGCCACAAAAATTTAAGTGGGAACCATTGGACAGGTCACTAAACCTGTTTCTTCATGTatgaaatgacaataataataatgatcccATCTCAAGGTTTTTATAGAttgagataatacatataaacaattttattgaaacgaatgctattttcttttacatctgtTATTTGTTTTCCAATTAGAGTAAATgggctcatttttttccccaaattatttAGCTACGAAATTACCTAAAAATTCTTAGCGTCAGAATTCTCAGGAATTCACAAAATAAGAGTGATTTAGATTATATCAAAAAGCCTGTAACTTGCAGACGAGccttaaatattttctgccaaTATTTTGTGAATTTCTGTTGATGACCTAGATTTTCACTTGAATTTCCATTCCTTTGTTTCAATTTAAATGTGGTTAGTCTTGTAACAACAGTCGTAGCTTTTTATTCAAAGTTTATGATAATTCTGTGAGACCTAAGAAGGGCTTTTTCAAATAAGCTGCTGGTACCATTTACAACTGTATCCTCATGTGACTGAAAGGCTTCCCTCGCGGATCTGCAAGGCCCTCTAATCTTGGGGTTGGCGGACTCACTGTGCAGTGTACCAGCTGCCTGCAGTCCTGAACTGTAAGCTCTGCttctgacttgctgtgtgacaggGTCCCTCCATCCCTTCATCTCTGtgtgcctgagtttcctcatctgtaacactgGAATAATTACATATGTCACCTACTTACTGTACAGGGGTACCAACATAAAGCCTTTAAAAGTGCTAAGAAAGGTTAGGGTGGTACAAGGCTTATCAGTGATGCAGTGCTATTTTGTAAATCAGCAACgttaaagatttttgtttattaactTGTAAAAGgctgtttattatattttctcaagTTTTGTATGAAAAACCTTAAATTATCTAGGTTatcggggttttttttttggctgtgttgggtcttcgttgcggcacatgggctttctctagttgcagcgagcgggggctactcttcgttgtggtgcgtgggcttctcattgcggggtttctcttgtggaacacgggctctaggcacatgggcttcagtagttgtggcacgtgggcccagcagttatggctcacgggctctacagcgcaggctcagtagttgtggcgcacgggcttagttgttcagcggcatgtgggatcttcctggaccagggctagaacccgtgtcccctttattggcaggtggattcttaaccactctgctaccagggaagctctatcTAGGTTATCTTAATTAATTATCTAGAAACTCAGGGATTGATAAACGGGCTTCTTTCTctacataattttttctttcaagactTCTTCCAGGCAATGGTCCTTAAAACTGTAACTTAAGGATGAGGAATTAGAATTCCATGATCAATCTGTGTGATTCCAAATCTATTTTTGTCACTTTTACCTTAAACCTTGGAAGAAATAATTCTCTCAAAATACAAACCTGAAGATTGAACTATCTTTAAGTTTTTAGCTGTTATCATTGCTTTAATGTACATTTACACTGATTATCCTTAATTTTGGAACAACTGTGCATATATCATCTTATATTCTACATTATTCATAAAGTCTAAGGTTTTGTTTTCTACCTTAGTACATAAgactttttggaaaataaaatgggctataaattaattttctgtATCATTAATACTATTAACATAGACTTAAATTCAAAAGACTCCTTTCTTgtagtatttaaaaaatcaattcaacAAATGCAGAGAGCCTACTAAGTGCTAGTCATTGTACTAGGAATTCAGAATATAAAACGTGGCTTTGTCCTAAGGGAGTTTATAATCTACTATAGGACAGTagtgtttaaatttttatgttgtCCATCATTAAACACTTGGACAAGTACATTAACTTATACCAAGATCACACTGTTAAAGCACTATAACTTACTTCTAGGAAttacatatacaaatatgtacAGAGAATAGAGCTCAatgtatattatttcattgtaactctgcaattaaaaaataaagggaaaatgtcCATTCTTCTTCAAATGTTGCTTTTGGGTTAGAAGGAGTCATCCATAatcctttcctttttaatcaaAAGCCTGTATCTGCAAGATGAACAGGCAAGCTAAGGGTGCAGACTGGTGTCTATATGACAGcagtggaaacacacacacaaaaaacagaaatgtgaaaGCATTAGCAGCAGTCCCTAACTAATTGgcctggaaaaagaaaaccaccTTGTCAAGTGCTatgatttcttttcctgataGACAATctataatgaaaacaaacagaaaacaaagaagaaacattcCATAAGTAATAAATGTTTCATAGGATAAAGTACAATACAGAGACCAAAAAGCTTAGATATACTTTCCAAAGCAAAAAAACAAGATGACATTCAGATTTTCCAGTTTACTAAGTAGAATAATTACAGTGAATCCCAGAGGAACACTTAATTTTATTGACAAATTCGttcttttaaaaagatctaaATTACACCAAtatctctttctcatctttattcATACTATTAGAGAGCTGATCACATTTACTGATGAAAAATGGTAGGAACCATATATTATTTGGGCTCTCTTGTTATACAAATTGGTCACAAATGCAAGAATTACAATGAAACCAACCAACAGCCATCACTGAAACGTGCCAACTCAGTTGAACCAAAGGATTAAAACACACGGAGTTGGATTGATTATACTTATGAAAAAAAGTATAAGTGAAGGaatacaaaaaatttcataaatcTGATTAAAAGAAGCTGGATTTTGAAGCATAAAATAAAGCTTTGCTAGATATTTGCAAATTTCCAGATTGAATTTTTTTATAAAGATGGCTTCCCATGCACAAGGAATATTTCTCTATTGTTATCTTAGAGTTACAGACACTAATTTTTAAAGCAGCTCAATGACAGTATCTAAATTCTGATATACTCTTAAGctatttaagcatttattttaaagacacaGCTTTCCTTTAATAATCAGTTTTATACAACTCACCACTTTTGCATCAATTGCAACCTGAGCGAAGCCTTTACGATTACCCCACACGATGTTGTAGGTCTCATCGCTAATCAGGGCTTCTCGAACACCACCTGGTGAGATAGCTAACAAGTGACCACTCCGCAGAATTTCAACACATTTTTCTCTTGGTCCATGTATAGCACAAAATACATCAAGTAATAAACTAAACCCTGTAAGAAACATTAGCATGAAGATATATCTTAAGTACTTCTTGTCCAATTCTTCAAGAGCAAAACTCTTCACAACCTACATAATGTACTATCTATACTTaaatcagtaaattcttttttttacttttttttaaaccaacaacAACTCTTAAGGTTAACATAAGATTAATATTGCTGGTAAATTAATAGCTATGTCTCGCTGATTACTTTCTCAGTGATCACCTACTACTCTGGCTACATATTCAAATTCTTAATTAAAACtcatgggacttccccggtggtccagtggttaagactccatgcttccactgcagggggcacaggttcgatcccttgttggggaactaagatcccacatgccgtgctgtgtggcggccaaaaaaaaaaaaaaacacctgggaAAATAGGgattcttcttcccattttacagatgaggaaagttgaCTCAGAGAGTTAAGAAGCTTGCTCCAAGTCACACACCTAGCAAAGGGCAGGGCAGAGATTCCGGTCCAGGTATGTCTAGTCCAAAGCTCCTTCCACTGCATCTCATGGCCAAACACTGTCTACAGTATTTATTAGAGCAATCAGAAAGGACATCCCATCATCAATCACACATCTAATCTTCCATTAACCCTATAAGAAAGAGAATCACTCAAGAGAATGTGAGTCTGACTGCTCTAGCTCTACCAAAATTGGCAAGCCACAGTTAAAGCTATTGAAATTAAAAGTTAGATACTGCTAAttccacaataaaaatttttttaaatcaacaatgATAGCAATATCATTAAGAGTTTTTAATAAAGTGAGTGGTTGGCTCAGAAACAATTAATTCCAGTCTTAATATTATACAGTTTTTCAAATTATAGCTATTTATGGATGAAAGAAATAATCCTAtcagtaattaaatattttaaccaaATCCTAAACTGGAAATTTAGAGGACTGGTGTTTGTATACATTATCCCTTGAGACTGGGAAATATGGGGATGGAGAGTGAAAACTGTGCAGAATAATCCAACTTCTCACAGGTTTAAGGATCTGAAGCAAGATTATCAATATTATTGAGAAGAAATAATTCTCATCCTATACTATGTTAAAAGTTCACTGATTTCACTAGATGTATTCtcatgataaatgaataaacggGAGGTTTAATAAATTAcaagatcataaagatcataaagggggaaatttttaagtcaaatgctaaataaaaatattcacatttattatttataaaaagaaaaaaaagtaagcaacCTAATGTTCCATAAGAGAAAACtagttaagtaaatattttagtcatatatttaaaatgttatttataaaacatgGGAAAATGTTAATGCTacattaagttttttaaaaaagaacaaaacagtttGCATAACGTGAAGATgtgcaaattaaaaatgaagcaaaataggacttccctggtggcgcagtggttgagaatctgcctgccaatgcaggggacacgggttcgagccccagtccgggaagatcccacatgccgcggagcaactaggcccgtgagccacaactactgagcctgcgcgtctggagcttgtgctccgcaacaagagaggctgcgatagtgagaggcccgcgcaccgcgatgaagactggcccccgctcgccgcaactagagaaagtcctggcacagaaacgaagacccaacacagccaaaaatacatgaatgaattaattttttaaaaaatgaacaaaataaatcaaaatgataACTGGATATATGTTAGGAGGGTAAGACCATATaatgatgtttttctttcctgtagtTTCCAAGCTTATTATAAAGTGATCATATTACTGtccaaagaaatacattttatagccAATTTAGTTTATACACAAAGTACAAATGGCTTTTTAGTGGCCCAAGGATGCTGGAAACATTAACCATGTCTATGAAAGGCACTAAGAGAACTGTTATTTCATTCACTGTCTGGTGTTTATCTGGTTGACGGTTGGCTTTTGCTTTTACAATTCCAGAGAACATACCATAAACTTTCTTGGCTTGTTTCTGCTGACTTCCTGACAGAAGAAAATAAGATTTAATCTTAATGAGTTTACTTtagaatgatattttttaaaactcttatcaTGTTTGAAACCATTcagtttattaatctttttaaagaggTACGAAGCCTTtatgaatatgaatatttaaaaaaaagtggtccTCAGTCTTAAGAGTTATAATTCTACCAAGCAAGTCAAGTATGATAAAAGACATAATAGGCTCTTTAGGTTAGGATTTCTGAGGCaatattatatgattatataaagacaaaatatatcctggctaattttttttaactttgatttgCTATCAAACTGACAGTAATCAAACACTAATTACTATAAAATTAAACTCCCAGATCAATATCTCATAGAAAAATTCACCATATGAAAAATCAACTACCTTCTATACCAAAATACAAATTAATTGTTTGGAAAAAGTTacaatttcttttatgatttaacTTCAAAAAATAATGACTACCTGTTAATAGAGAAAGAAATTAGATAACATTTTTGACcataatgtttttatatttaggtATATTACCTAAAACAGATACTAAACTCAAAGACATACAGACTGTCACATAGTTTGATCatgttaattaaacatttttatatcacCAGCTACAGTGAAAGTTtacctggaattttaaaaacaaagtgatcAGCTACTACTCGGCAAGTTCTGCCTTTATGGATAAAAATTTTAGCCATGAAGTAGTAAAAATCGATGGGAATAGCTCCATGATAAAAAATGATCAGTGCTGGCCCTTCTGGTATTTTTTCCATCCCATGAACTTCATAACCTGTTAGAAAGACAAAATACAGatacttaaaatgtatttaatattagTTTATTTATACTAAAGGATGGTTACTAACTCAGACACTCAGTCTTTCTTTCGGGAGCACAAGCCCCCCTGTTTCCATccactttccccttccctccctccctgaatATATCGGTCCTACAGTGGTTGGGTGGGCCGGCGTGCAGTAGGTGCCTGGGTGGAGGGTGGCCTGCGGTGGGTGCTGGAGCCCAGGCAGGGCGAGGAGGGCATCCGTACAGGGTGGCCCGGGATGGCGAGTCAAAACCCAAACGGTCACGAGAGCCCACACACAGGAGAAGAGTCTAGAAAGGGTGCTGGGGCCTGGGCGGGCAAAGGAGGGGAGCCATGTGGCATGAGGATGGGGGTCAGAGCCCGAGTGGAGCAGGGTGGTGTCCCTGAGTGGCAGGGGACGGTGGCAGTGATGGGAGACTGATTACACCCAGGGGGACTGATCAAATCAGTTTACATATTAAGGATAATGTCAGCctggtttctcactgttggagaagGTTAACAGTCGCaaatacagaaaaggagaaaactaaaATCAACTCTGCAGCCGTAAGAGAACCTCACTCCCACCCtaaggagaagcagcagcacGTTAGAAAGCTGAAGTCGCTCTCTCAGCCgcgtgggagggagggcgggCAGGTGCCACAAagtgggagagaagaaaacaaccaaaatgttaacaaacaCTTAAAGACCGAATGTGGGCGAGCGCTAGGTGTTGGATCCCCGGCAACCCAGAGACAAACAAGAGTCTGCACCCACTCGCCAGCCTCACGCAGGCCTCAGCGCATATGCACGAGAAAAccaggggcagggcaggccaGAGACTCACGGGAGACCCTGCTAAAGATTCAGAGAACAAAATCCCCCTCGCTTCCCGGAAGCTTCTCTTGTAAAAGCAAAACCTGGCCCAGGGAGAAGCGCAGGAAAGCCTTCCACCGCTTCTAAGAACCGGTACTTGCCGAAGGTACCTGACGCGGGCAGGGACAGAGttccactcccccccccccccccactactGAAGGAATAAACTACTTGGTAATATTTCAAATGGGCTCaagagaatgtttttaaaaactaaatttaatgATATTTCAAGATTCTGTATGTGTCtatacttttaacatttcttcccAATTACCGAATTCTAATTCAAGTAATTCAATTTACTTAGAACAGTCACTGAAGTTGTCTGACGTTATCCAAAGGATCGATTGTCCCATCAGATAAATTTTCCAAGAAATAAAGAATACTTCTTTCAGGGATTCTATACAGCATATTCCTGAGGTTCTCTCTTGTTTtccagaatactttttttttaaaaaaaagaattgagaaataATTGTTACTTAATACCAGGTCACCTGATTGAAAGTAGAAAAATTCAATGAATCAATTCATTATTGACAAAAACTAGAGTTTACCATCGTGCCACTAAACATTAAGCCCCAATATTCAACTGCGTCACTCGTAAAGCGTGGATGTGGTCATACCGCCCCTCGCTATAAAAGCACCGGCAGATAATCACTCTGGTCAATGTCAAGGCCTTTTAGGTCCCAATTACCGATCAAGTGATGTCAGATTCTTTCGGTGTCACGTGGACTCAGGGCgcctccctcctctgtgctgctCACGTGACCGTCTCTAAAGGAGCACTTCCTGTCCCATGTTTCCCTGTCGAGCAAAAGCAGAAATCCTGGGGCACGTTACCTGCTCCTCGCTCAGACTCTGTATTCCCCTGGTCACCAGCTTCTGTGCGTTTTACCTCCAGAAACTCTGAAATCTATCACTCCCTCTTCCCAGTGTTGGTTTTGAAGTGTGGCCCCGTCCTCTCCTGCCTACAGAACCCCAGTCCTGGGGATCTGATGGGCAACAGCAGCTCAGAGAACGCAATCGGGACCGCAGCTATCGCCACCGTCCGTCCATCCGCTGTCCAGGGACGGGGAGCCTCCGTATGCACATTTTATGCACATTTCGAGCGGTCTGGGCCCCTTCAATGTAAACAGCCCTACCCTTGGGACGATTGCGGTTCTCTTATTGGATGCCAAGAGATGCGCATTTATTTACCTCCCCTGCTCTGTCCCCTGAGCCTCTCCAGATTCTTTGGCGAGGATCTGAAGGTCACGGGAGCTCAGGTAGCCTCATCTACCTCCATAGCGATTCTTTACTATGTAAATGAGTTACTGCCCACTGGCTTTAGACATCAGCATCTTGAATCCAGATAAGGATGATCTTCTCCTAAGAGAGAGATCCTTTCTAAATTTGTCACCAATAATCCATTTTCAAGGCTATACGCCTACACACTATGGTAAAATAACAATACCATCCTTTTGAGTCTTCCTCCGGAAAGCACACAGAGGCAAACTACCTACAAAATAAAGTCAAACTCCTGAGCATAGCATTCAAGAGCCTTGAAAGCCTAATTTGTCTACTTCTCCAGGTTCATCCTTCCGCATACATCTCACCCATGAATGATTCATCTTCTGGTCCTGAATACACCCTGCCTTTTATTCAGTACTGAGGTGTGTGCATGTTTTAACCTAGGTAGTTTCCTATTAGGACTATAGCAATGAATCTCAGTTTTTCCATTCAACAACATATCTTGGACATCTATTTGATATACACATGTAgcgattttttttaatgacttttttaatggctgtaaaGGATTCCATAATGAATTCCTATCACAGTTCATTTAGCCATTTTCCTATTTAGGGACCActggattgtttccaatttttcaaatATTGGTTGCAATGAACCTTCATTTATATGCATCCTTGTGCACTGAATGTGTGAATTTATCACTAGACTGGATGCTAAGACAGGTAACTGTTGATCATATGGTACACGCCCATTTTAAATGATAACAGAAACTACCAAATCATCCTCCTGACTCGCTACACTACGGTACTTTCTCACATGCACCGAGTGAGAGTTCCCATCTCCACATTCTCATCCTTTAATGTCAACAAACTTTAATTATTTGCCAATCCTCTGAGTAAAAATGCTATCTCAGTGCAGTTTTAATGTGCACTTTCCGAATTACTAGTGGGCTTATGAATCTGTTGTAATTATTGGCATTTATATCTAGACCATTTTTAGACCACATGCTTAGACCACTTTTAAGTTGGATTTCTTTTCttactaatttattattttctaagccATGTTGTAAATGACTTGTGGTGATCTGCCCCATCTTTTGATGTGTCTTTTAGTTCTGTCTTTTTTGaacagtttttgttgttttgcatcTTCTTTAAGACCTTCCGTAGTTGGAGATCATCAAATATTTTCCTATATCTTTTCCTGCTGATCTGGAATACCACTTTTATCATTTACTAAATTCACATTTCTGACTTTTTAATCTGTTTGATCTGTTTGTGATGATCCTTTCCCTGTACCAACGCTGTAATTTTAATCATTATAAATGTGAATGGTTTTGATATGCTAGGGGAAaacttcctcttttgttttttcaaatttgtCTTGGTTATTCTTGTTTGCCCTTTTATATGCATTTTAGACGTTTGATGAAAACGTGTTAGAAGTCTACTGAATTGGTGAAGGAACTGGGAGTGTGGGCTGCCGAGCAACATCTCTCCTACGCTGAGACTCTCTATCCACTTCACCTTTTCTGAATTCCATTTGTAAAGTATACAGTTTCTCCATAAAGTTTTTACGTGTTTTTTGGTTAGATCTAGCCTCAAGTAGCATTTTTCCTTTccactttaaaaatgattattggtGGTATATGAGTAGTTACTAATTTTGTGTTTATCATACGCCCATTTCCCTTGCTAACTAATCATATTAGTACTGATAGGTGGATTCACTTGGCTTTCAGGCATCTCTTCTTTTCTCGTCTCTGTACTTATTTCTAGGAGCTCCAGGACAATGTTAAATAGCAGTGGTGAGAGCCTCCTTGTTCTGGTCCCTACTTATGGGACTCGCTTTAATACTTGTCCACTTCTCCAATGTGGATCATCTTTGTTGAAGATTCCTGGTACATTCCCTTTACTGAAGTAGTACCTTTTAGTCTTCGcttcctaagatttttttttattataactattgaattttataaaactaCATTCTATAAGACTGACCTGCAAATCTCCTTTTTGTGTTCTCCTTCGTTTCAATAGCAAAGTTCTGCTAGCTTTGCAAAATAAACTGTGTAGCTCCACATTTTTTCCCACACTCTCAAACACAGATGGGCATTATCTGTTCCTTAAAAGTTCAGTATAACTTGTGGGCTCTCGGCCCTTTGTGAAGGGAGGAGGATACAGACTTTGACCACTGTTCCAATTTATTTCATGATTACTGGtctgttctgtttctctctccttcttgaaCCAATTTTgatcatttctcttttcctgcaaaactgtctatttaatttttaaacaaaatggtgTGAAATAGTTACTCAATTTCTTTCCCACTCATTCTTCAAAGCCTTGTTCAAAAGTTACTTTCTCCATGGATAGTGCTTTCACTTTTGTCCCATAGAAACaagaatgaacatttattgagcattcacCTGACAGGCACTGTATTGGATCCGTAATAACTATCTCATTTGGTCCTCACAGAATCCCTGCACTGATGAGAAAACCCAAGTAAGAAAAGCCCATGTAACTTACTTGAGGTCACACAGTGGTACCGCCAGGACGCAAGCCCACATGCATCTGACTCCACGACCTGTGCCCTTCCCCACACCACACCTCCTACTAGAGGTGTGCCCGTGCTAACCTGCACCTGTGATTTTCAAATGCTGGTTGCCATCACTCATTGAGTTATGCAATCACTTTAGTCAGTTATagtcagcatttttctttttaaataagagagAGTAGAATAGAAAATAGAGCAGATCACATGAAGACAGTATATACACTTTTGATGAAATAGTATATACCTGTATGTATATACTGGGTGGCAAAATGCATTTCTTCCTAGCAATAAGAATCAAAACTTTGATAGCCTAAAAATATACCTTGAAAATACTAGGAATCTTGAACATAGTAGGTGTGTGAAGTTGAACTTAATAGTGACCAAGAAACAAGTGATGTATTTTAGTGCTTTCCAAGTTATTGGAGAAAGATGCTCTGTAATGGTgatagctaacatttgttgaacttttattatgtaataaaaattattctgAGTACTTTACATCAAGGCCCAGTGAATCCTTCCaacaacccattttacagaagagggaaATGAAGTCCAGAAAAGCTAAGTATCTTGTTTGAAGAGAAGGGTTATTTACATAGTCTTAAAGGAGTTCTCCCAAGACATCTATCaattacaaagtaaaaaatagCAACTTTGTGGTGGAGAAACCTAACAGACACCTCCTTAACCACGTGATCAAAGTCACCATCACCAATAATAAAACGTGTCAACATCACGAACCTTGGATACAATGTGCTGAGAAGGACCCACCATCAGAGGGATTCTTATCAAAAATGCACAACTTCAATCAATTTACGGAAAACATCAGATCTAAATTAAGAGACAGTCTACAAAATCACTGAGCAGTACTCTTCAGAAGTCTGAAGGTCATAAAAGACTAAAAAACCCTCAGAGATTGGAGGAGACGTGACAACCAAATGCAGGATGGGATCCTGGTAAAAGGACACTGGCAGGGAAACTGGTAAGATGTGAATAAAATCTGCAGTTTGGTTGATAGTATTATACCACTGTTAATCTGATAACTATACAAacggttatgtaagatgttaacatcagGGGAAGCTGAGTGAAAAATAGGAACTCtgcactatttttgcaacttttctgtaattctaaatttttttaaaatgaagtttaaaaaaatcctaattgttgcaaaaggaagggaggaggaggaagagggagaagggaggggagaagaaatcAGGTAACCTGTCCAAGGTCCCCCCGCGGTGACTGGCAGGGCCTCGTTCAAACTCAGGAGTCGGACCCAGGAGTCCTTCCCTGGGGGAAAGacagaggaggggaaaggaaacTCTTACCCAACTGAAGGACAGCGGGAATGTTCTCCTGAAATCCCAATTTAATTTTCCCATAAAAAACTCTACTACATATGGTTTAATTTATAGGATGCTTTTACTGAAtaaaatatgtccatttctttaaaaattaatagtaaaatgtgaagtaaaaaagtcaaaatttttatagtttaaagGCTGTAAGCAACTTGAGGGCAGGGGCTTCACTGACAGACTACCTAGAAATGCAGGTATCTAAGAAATACCAAATTcatgtttcttgatgtaggagaatcagatttttttgaaaaatgataaaGCACTTACATAATATACATTAGAGGGTAAAATTTAACTTCAAAACAGGAAACACTGGATAGATT containing:
- the TMEM68 gene encoding DGAT1/2-independent enzyme synthesizing storage lipids isoform X5, yielding MEKIPEGPALIIFYHGAIPIDFYYFMAKIFIHKGRTCRVVADHFVFKIPGFSLLLDVFCAIHGPREKCVEILRSGHLLAISPGGVREALISDETYNIVWGNRKGFAQVAIDAKVPIIPMFTQNIREGFRSLGGTRLFRWLYEKFRYPFAPMYGGFPVKLRTYLGDPIPYDPKITAEELAEKTKDAVQALIDKHQRIPGNIMSALLERFHNKQKID